Proteins from a genomic interval of Pseudophryne corroboree isolate aPseCor3 chromosome 4, aPseCor3.hap2, whole genome shotgun sequence:
- the GPR160 gene encoding probable G-protein coupled receptor 160 isoform X2 produces the protein MDEILYATMSDKIVTFLASNKSDLDPMAGHKVLFTDMEQLEPSCILILLLTGKVLLNIFIFWARHKNLSASFLGYSCIALAGTDFALLFAISAIHYFQDVTVLGVRFTSYHICLFTQIISRTYALLHIPIFLVSGVDYYFTIVKSKKILWIWPGLLYTICVFLLWTGAFTYVLLSHYESIVLDSEPPIDKCELYISSQSFFLSLAFTITILLVFAFCCFEVVTLIKSLKVISYGKSTVVLLSFPPGDKWPVQGKRYFTAALLFSFLGSWTPFLVLQIFIFVLCANIPGYMDMNVPWLYYMNSFLIGVAFGLKYPTLQVTENTFSTDPFIGWKYCILPFINAEKNEDHSFLNDLPSAVTVN, from the coding sequence ATGGATGAGATCCTGTATGCAACCATGTCTGATAAGATAGTCACTTTTCTTGCTTCAAACAAATCTGACCTGGATCCAATGGCTGGACATAAAGTGCTGTTCACAGACATGGAACAGCTTGAGCCCAGctgcatattgatcctgttacTAACTGGAAAAGTACTCCTGAACATATTTATATTTTGGGCAAGGCACAAGAACTTGAGTGCTAGTTTCCTGGGCTATTCTTGCATCGCCCTGGCTGGTACAGACTTTGCACTTTTATTTGCTATTTCTGCCATTCACTACTTTCAGGATGTTACAGTTTTAGGTGTTCGGTTCACCAGTTACCATATCTGTCTGTTTACACAGATTATATCTCGCACATATGCGCTCTTGCATATTCCAATTTTCTTGGTATCTGGTGTGGACTACTATTTCACAATTGTGAAGTCTAAAAAAATTCTCTGGATTTGGCCTGGACTGCTGTACACAATTTGTGTCTTCCTATTATGGACTGGAGCATTTACCTATGTTCTGCTGTCTCATTATGAATCAATAGTATTGGACAGTGAGCCACCTATAGACAAGTGCGAGTTATACATCAGCAGCCAAAGTTTTTTCTTGTCTCTTGCCTTTACTATCACCATTTTATTGGTGTTTGCTTTCTGCTGCTTTGAAGTGGTGACATTAATAAAATCTCTGAAGGTAATATCCTATGGTAAGAGCACAGTCGTACTATTGTCATTCCCACCTGGAGACAAATGGCCGGTCCAAGGAAAGAGATATTTCACAGCTGCTCTTCTGTTCTCATTTTTGGGCTCTTGGACCCCGTTTCTTGTTCTTCAAATATTCATATTTGTTTTGTGTGCTAACATCCCAGGATATATGGACATGAATGTCCCTTGGCTGTATTATATGAACAGTTTCCTAATTGGAGTTGCCTTTGGTCTAAAATATCCCACTCTACAAGTGACGGAGAATACTTTTTCCACTGACCCATTTATTGGCTGGAAATACTGTATTCTACCTTTTATAAATGCTGAAAAAAACGAAGACCATTCTTTCCTGAACGATTTGCCATCTGCAGTTACGGTTAATTAA